The Musa acuminata AAA Group cultivar baxijiao chromosome BXJ1-3, Cavendish_Baxijiao_AAA, whole genome shotgun sequence genome window below encodes:
- the LOC135617532 gene encoding potassium transporter 6-like isoform X2 has protein sequence MGLRNLNLSEMDLESGSYINPAKRQSWRSVVMLAYQSLGVVYGDLSTSPLYVYKSTFADDIEHSESNDEIYGVLSFVFWTLTLIPLLKYVLVVLRADDNGEGGTFALYSLLVRHARVGFIPNGQVADEELLAYNKKDDHLGLLNGDPSAPTGGAMTAPWMRRLLEKHQISQRVLLVLALLGTCMVIGDGVLTPAISVFSAVSGLELSMSKEHHKYVEVPVACLILVCLFALQQYGTHRLGFLFAPIVVIWLMCISVIGAYNIFYWNPHVYQALSPYYMYKFLKKTRRGGWMSLGGVLLCITGSEAMYADLGHFSQSSIKIAFTFVVYPSLLLAYMGQAAYLSQHHVIQNHYRIGFYVSVPEFSLVREIKMACSGNSYTCCCGGESISYNWYFLNYQTVHCLGLFSKGEDSAYFIQNRWSGLAVIIVMLVTTCLMSLVIVLCWHKNIFLAICFVVFFGTIEVLFFSASLIKFLEGAWVPIALSFVLMTVMCIWHYGTRKKYEFDVQNKVPINWLLSLGPALGFVRVRGIGLIHTELISGIPAIFSHFVTNLPAFHQVLVFLCIKSVPVPHVLAEERFLVGRVGPKEYRSYRVIVRYGYHDIHKDDLEFEKDLVSSIAEFIQSAGHEQNGHVEATENGDERMMVVSAGFRFHEERAVEPVEAPGPSNSKAMPSSPIPPEKRVRFVLPRSPKLEKGTREELQELMEAREAGMAFILGHSYMRAKSGSSLIKRLVINFGYEFLRRNCRGPMYAVSIPHASTLEVGMIYNV, from the exons ATGGGGTTGCGAAACCTTAATCTCTCGGAAATGGATCTCGAGAGCGGATCCTACATCAATCCTGCCAAG AGACAATCATGGAGGTCAGTCGTGATGCTTGCTTACCAGAGCCTTGGCGTGGTCTATGGCGACCTCAGCACTTCGCCCCTGTATGTGTACAAGAGCACCTTTGCTGATGACATCGAGCACTCGGAGAGCAACGACGAGATCTATGGCGTGCTCTCTTTCGTTTTCTGGACCCTCACCCTTATCCCTCTCCTCAAGTATGTCCTCGTAGTTCTCCGAGCAGACGATAACGGTGAGGGTGGCACGTTCGCCCTCTATTCCCTCCTCGTTCGTCACGCCCGCGTTGGGTTCATACCAAACGGGCAGGTCGCCGATGAGGAGCTCTTGGCCTATAATAAGAAGGATGATCACTTGGGCCTTCTCAATGGCGATCCTTCCGCCCCTACTGGTGGTGCGATGACTGCACCGTGGATGAGGAGGCTATTGGAGAAGCACCAAATCTCGCAGCGTGTGTTGCTGGTTCTTGCTTTGCTTGGGACATGCATGGTCATTGGGGATGGTGTCCTCACCCCCGCAATCTCGG TGTTCTCTGCAGTCTCAGGTCTTGAGCTTTCCATGTCGAAGGAACATCACAAAT ATGTTGAGGTTCCTGTTGCATGTCTCATACTGGTCTGCTTGTTTGCACTGCAACAATACGGTACACACCGACTAGGGTTCCTGTTTGCACCAATTGTCGTGATCTGGCTTATGTGCATCAGTGTCATTGGTGCTTATAATATTTTCTACTGGAATCCTCATGTATATCAAGCCCTTTCCCCCTACTACATGTACAAGTTTTTGAAGAAAACCAGAAGAGGAGGTTGGATGTCTTTAGGTGGTGTTCTCTTATGCATAACAG gttctGAAGCAATGTATGCAGATCTGGGACATTTTTCAcagtcatcaataaag ATTGCTTTTACTTTTGTGGTGTACCCATCCTTGCTCCTAGCATATATGGGACAAGCGGCTTATCTATCTCAGCACCATGTTATCCAAAATCATTATCGGATTGGGTTCTATGTGTCTGTACCAG AATTTTCTCTTGTTAGAGAGATTAAGATGGCCTGTTCTGGCAATAGCTATACTTGCTGCTGTGGTGGGGAGTCAATCAGTTATAACTGGTACTTTCTCAATTATCAAACAGTGCACTGCCTTGGGTTGTTTTCCAAGGGTGAAGATAGTGCATACTTCATCCAAAATAGGTGGTCAG GTTTAGCAGTTATAATTGTTATGCTGGTAACCACCTGCTTGATGTCCCTGGTAATTGTCCTTTGCTGGCACAAGAACATTTTTCTTGCTATATGCTTCGTTGTATTCTTCGGAACCATAGAGGTGCTCTTCTTCTCGGCCTCCCTAATCAAGTTCCTCGAGGGAGCATGGGTTCCTATTGCTCTTTCCTTCGTTCTCATGACTGTCATGTGCATATGGCATTATGGCACACGTAAGAAGTACGAATTTGATGTCCAGAACAAGGTCCCCATCAACTGGCTCCTTAGCCTTGGTCCTGCTCTTGGCTTTGTACGTGTGCGAGGCATTGGGCTTATTCATACAGAGCTCATATCAGGAATCCCAGCCATTTTCTCACATTTTGTCACCAACTTACCAGCATTTCACCAG GTTCTTGTCTTCCTTTGCATAAAGTCAGTCCCAGTGCCACACGTCCTGGCCGAGGAAAGATTCCTTGTTGGTCGCGTTGGTCCAAAAGAATACAGAAGTTACAGGGTCATTGTCAGGTATGGGTACCATGACATACACAAGGATGACTTGGAGTTCGAGAAGGATCTGGTATCTAGCATTGCAGAGTTCATACAATCTGCAGGGCACGAGCAGAATGGTCACGTAGAGGCAACCGAGAACGGTGATGAAAGGATGATGGTGGTGAGTGCAGGTTTCAGGTTCCATGAGGAAAGAGCTGTAGAACCTGTGGAAGCACCTGGCCCTTCGAACTCGAAGGCAATGCCCTCTTCGCCAATTCCACCTGAGAAAAGAGTAAGGTTTGTCTTGCCAAGGAGCCCGAAGTTAGAGAAGGGCACGAGAGAAGAGTTGCAAGAGCTAATGGAAGCAAGAGAAGCAGGAATGGCATTCATCCTTGGGCATTCATACATGAGGGCAAAGAGTGGATCGAGCCTAATAAAGCGGCTTGTGATCAATTTCGGATACGAGTTCCTGAGGAGGAACTGCAGGGGTCCAATGTATGCAGTCAGCATCCCTCATGCATCGACGCTGGAGGTCGGGATGATCTACAATGTCTGA
- the LOC135617532 gene encoding potassium transporter 6-like isoform X1, with product MGLRNLNLSEMDLESGSYINPAKRQSWRSVVMLAYQSLGVVYGDLSTSPLYVYKSTFADDIEHSESNDEIYGVLSFVFWTLTLIPLLKYVLVVLRADDNGEGGTFALYSLLVRHARVGFIPNGQVADEELLAYNKKDDHLGLLNGDPSAPTGGAMTAPWMRRLLEKHQISQRVLLVLALLGTCMVIGDGVLTPAISVFSAVSGLELSMSKEHHKYVEVPVACLILVCLFALQQYGTHRLGFLFAPIVVIWLMCISVIGAYNIFYWNPHVYQALSPYYMYKFLKKTRRGGWMSLGGVLLCITGSEAMYADLGHFSQSSIKIAFTFVVYPSLLLAYMGQAAYLSQHHVIQNHYRIGFYVSVPERLRWPVLAIAILAAVVGSQSVITGTFSIIKQCTALGCFPRVKIVHTSSKIGGQVYIPEINWILMLLCLAVTIGFRDTKHLGNAQGLAVIIVMLVTTCLMSLVIVLCWHKNIFLAICFVVFFGTIEVLFFSASLIKFLEGAWVPIALSFVLMTVMCIWHYGTRKKYEFDVQNKVPINWLLSLGPALGFVRVRGIGLIHTELISGIPAIFSHFVTNLPAFHQVLVFLCIKSVPVPHVLAEERFLVGRVGPKEYRSYRVIVRYGYHDIHKDDLEFEKDLVSSIAEFIQSAGHEQNGHVEATENGDERMMVVSAGFRFHEERAVEPVEAPGPSNSKAMPSSPIPPEKRVRFVLPRSPKLEKGTREELQELMEAREAGMAFILGHSYMRAKSGSSLIKRLVINFGYEFLRRNCRGPMYAVSIPHASTLEVGMIYNV from the exons ATGGGGTTGCGAAACCTTAATCTCTCGGAAATGGATCTCGAGAGCGGATCCTACATCAATCCTGCCAAG AGACAATCATGGAGGTCAGTCGTGATGCTTGCTTACCAGAGCCTTGGCGTGGTCTATGGCGACCTCAGCACTTCGCCCCTGTATGTGTACAAGAGCACCTTTGCTGATGACATCGAGCACTCGGAGAGCAACGACGAGATCTATGGCGTGCTCTCTTTCGTTTTCTGGACCCTCACCCTTATCCCTCTCCTCAAGTATGTCCTCGTAGTTCTCCGAGCAGACGATAACGGTGAGGGTGGCACGTTCGCCCTCTATTCCCTCCTCGTTCGTCACGCCCGCGTTGGGTTCATACCAAACGGGCAGGTCGCCGATGAGGAGCTCTTGGCCTATAATAAGAAGGATGATCACTTGGGCCTTCTCAATGGCGATCCTTCCGCCCCTACTGGTGGTGCGATGACTGCACCGTGGATGAGGAGGCTATTGGAGAAGCACCAAATCTCGCAGCGTGTGTTGCTGGTTCTTGCTTTGCTTGGGACATGCATGGTCATTGGGGATGGTGTCCTCACCCCCGCAATCTCGG TGTTCTCTGCAGTCTCAGGTCTTGAGCTTTCCATGTCGAAGGAACATCACAAAT ATGTTGAGGTTCCTGTTGCATGTCTCATACTGGTCTGCTTGTTTGCACTGCAACAATACGGTACACACCGACTAGGGTTCCTGTTTGCACCAATTGTCGTGATCTGGCTTATGTGCATCAGTGTCATTGGTGCTTATAATATTTTCTACTGGAATCCTCATGTATATCAAGCCCTTTCCCCCTACTACATGTACAAGTTTTTGAAGAAAACCAGAAGAGGAGGTTGGATGTCTTTAGGTGGTGTTCTCTTATGCATAACAG gttctGAAGCAATGTATGCAGATCTGGGACATTTTTCAcagtcatcaataaag ATTGCTTTTACTTTTGTGGTGTACCCATCCTTGCTCCTAGCATATATGGGACAAGCGGCTTATCTATCTCAGCACCATGTTATCCAAAATCATTATCGGATTGGGTTCTATGTGTCTGTACCAG AGAGATTAAGATGGCCTGTTCTGGCAATAGCTATACTTGCTGCTGTGGTGGGGAGTCAATCAGTTATAACTGGTACTTTCTCAATTATCAAACAGTGCACTGCCTTGGGTTGTTTTCCAAGGGTGAAGATAGTGCATACTTCATCCAAAATAGGTGGTCAGGTATACATCCCAGAGATCAACTGGATTTTGATGTTATTGTGTTTGGCTGTGACTATTGGTTTCAGAGACACAAAGCACCTGGGCAATGCACAAG GTTTAGCAGTTATAATTGTTATGCTGGTAACCACCTGCTTGATGTCCCTGGTAATTGTCCTTTGCTGGCACAAGAACATTTTTCTTGCTATATGCTTCGTTGTATTCTTCGGAACCATAGAGGTGCTCTTCTTCTCGGCCTCCCTAATCAAGTTCCTCGAGGGAGCATGGGTTCCTATTGCTCTTTCCTTCGTTCTCATGACTGTCATGTGCATATGGCATTATGGCACACGTAAGAAGTACGAATTTGATGTCCAGAACAAGGTCCCCATCAACTGGCTCCTTAGCCTTGGTCCTGCTCTTGGCTTTGTACGTGTGCGAGGCATTGGGCTTATTCATACAGAGCTCATATCAGGAATCCCAGCCATTTTCTCACATTTTGTCACCAACTTACCAGCATTTCACCAG GTTCTTGTCTTCCTTTGCATAAAGTCAGTCCCAGTGCCACACGTCCTGGCCGAGGAAAGATTCCTTGTTGGTCGCGTTGGTCCAAAAGAATACAGAAGTTACAGGGTCATTGTCAGGTATGGGTACCATGACATACACAAGGATGACTTGGAGTTCGAGAAGGATCTGGTATCTAGCATTGCAGAGTTCATACAATCTGCAGGGCACGAGCAGAATGGTCACGTAGAGGCAACCGAGAACGGTGATGAAAGGATGATGGTGGTGAGTGCAGGTTTCAGGTTCCATGAGGAAAGAGCTGTAGAACCTGTGGAAGCACCTGGCCCTTCGAACTCGAAGGCAATGCCCTCTTCGCCAATTCCACCTGAGAAAAGAGTAAGGTTTGTCTTGCCAAGGAGCCCGAAGTTAGAGAAGGGCACGAGAGAAGAGTTGCAAGAGCTAATGGAAGCAAGAGAAGCAGGAATGGCATTCATCCTTGGGCATTCATACATGAGGGCAAAGAGTGGATCGAGCCTAATAAAGCGGCTTGTGATCAATTTCGGATACGAGTTCCTGAGGAGGAACTGCAGGGGTCCAATGTATGCAGTCAGCATCCCTCATGCATCGACGCTGGAGGTCGGGATGATCTACAATGTCTGA
- the LOC135585834 gene encoding U4/U6 small nuclear ribonucleoprotein Prp31 homolog gives MASLADSFLADLDELSDNEAHPDDEDLDAAAMEEDVDGDMPDIETLNYDDLDSVSKLQKTQRYNDIMQKVDDALEKGTDISSHGIVLEDDPEYQLIVDCNALSVDIENEIIIIHNFIRDKYRLKFPELESLVHHPIDYARVVKKIGNEVDLTLVDLDGLLPSAIIMVVSVTASTTSGKPLSEESLQKTIDACDRALALDLAKKKVLDFVESRMGYIAPNLSAIAGTAVAAKLMGTAGGLSALAKMPACNVQLLGSKKKTLAGFSTATSQFRVGYLEQTEIFQSTPPSLRTRACRLLAAKSTLAARVDSIRGDPTGKTGRDLREEIRKKIEKWQEPPPAKQPKPLPVPDSEPKKKRGGRRLRKMKERYAVTDMRKLANRMQFGVPEESSLGDGLGEGYGMLGQAGSGKLRVSLAQSKLASKVAKRFKEKQYGSSGATSGLTSSLAFTPVQGIELSNPQAHGNQLGSGIQSTYFSETGTFSKIKRM, from the exons ATG GCCAGCCTTGCAGATTCCTTCTTGGCTGATCTTGATGAGTTATCTGACAATGAAGCCCATCCT GATGATGAGGATCTTGATGCTGCTGCTATGGAAGAAGATGTTGACGGTGACATGCCAGATATCGAAACTCTTAATTATGATGACCTTGATAGTGTttcaaaattgcagaagacacaaAGATACAATGATATTATGCAG aAAGTGGATGATGCATTAGAGAAAGGAACAGATATTTCTAGTCATGGAATAGTGCTGGAGGATGATCCTGAGTATCAGCTCATTGTTGACTGTAATGCTTTATCAGTGGATATTGAAAATGAGATCATCATAATTCACAATTTTATACGTGATAAATACCGTCTGAAATTTCCTGAACTTGAGTCCCTTGTTCATCACCCAATTGATTATGCACGGGTTGTTAAGAAAATTGGAAATGAGGTGGACTTAACCCTTGTTGATTTGGACGGTCTTCTACCTTCAGCTATTATTATGGTTGTTTCTGTAACAGCATCAACTACAAGTGGAAAGCCTCTTTCAGAAGAGAGTCTGCAGAAAACAATTGATGCATGCGATAGAGCCCTTGCACTTGACCTTGCAAAAAAGAAAGTTCTTGATTTTGTGGAGAGTAGAATGGGTTACATTGCGCCAAACCTTTCTGCAATTGCTGGAACTGCAGTTGCAGCTAAACTTATGGGAACTGCTGGAGGTTTGTCCGCATTAGCAAAAATGCCAGCTTGTAATGTCCAGCTTCTTGGGTCAAAGAAAAAGACTCTTGCTGGGTTTTCTACTGCAACCTCTCAGTTTCGTGTAGGTTATCTTGAACAAACAGAGATTTTTCAGAGCACCCCGCCTTCTCTTAGAACTCGTGCTTGCCGACTATTGGCTGCAAAATCAACTCTAGCAGCAAGGGTCGACTCAATTAGAGGGGATCCTACAGGAAAAACTGGAAGGGACTTGCGAGAAGAAATCCGTAAAAAGATTGAGAAGTGGCAAGAGCCACCCCCTGCAAAGCAGCCGAAACCTCTTCCAGTTCCAGATTCAGAGCCCAAAAAGAAGAGAGGTGGTCGTCGACTGCGGAAAATGAAAGAAAG ATATGCAGTGACTGATATGAGGAAGCTGGCCAACAGGATGCAATTTGGAGTTCCAGAAGAGAGTTCCTTGG GTGATGGCTTGGGTGAAgggtatggtatgcttggtcaggcAGGAAGTGGAAAGTTGCGTGTATCACTTGCGCAGAGCAAACTTGCTTCTAAAGTTGCCAAAAG GTTCAAGGAGAAACAGTATGGAAGCAGTGGGGCAACTTCAGGATTGACATCAAGTTTAGCATTTACACCTGTGCAA GGAATCGAACTTTCAAATCCACAAGCTCACGGGAATCAGCTCGGCAGTGGAATACAAAGCACCTATTTCTCTGAGACGGGGACATTCTCGAAGATCAAAAGGATGTAA